One Mauremys mutica isolate MM-2020 ecotype Southern chromosome 19, ASM2049712v1, whole genome shotgun sequence genomic window carries:
- the ASPA gene encoding aspartoacylase isoform X5, translated as MTSCYVVHEAPVRRVAIFGGTHGNELSGVFLVKHWQENGDEIQRTGLEVRPFITNPRAVKKCIRYIDCDLNRVFDPDNLGRQITEDIPYEVRRAQEINHVFGPKDSNDAYDLIFDLHNTTSNMGGTLILENSRNNFTIQMFHYIKNALAPECCPVFLIEHPNLKYATTRSIAKHPVGVEVGPQPQGVLRADILDKMRKIIKHGLDFVHIFNEGKEFPPCTIEIYKIMEKVDYPRNKNGEITAVIHPSLQDQDWQPLNNGDPIFLTIDGETINYEGDSTVYPTFVNEAAYYEKKQAFVKTVKVKLTAKAIYLYTFPMEYLHWTSATRSHQQLASLPPPHTYLGSQTSPNAMFYTS; from the exons ATGACTTCCTGTTATGTCGTTCATGAGGCTCCTGTACGAAGAGTTGCTATCTTTGGAGGGACTCATGGCAATGAGTTATCAGGGGTATTTTTGGTCAAGCATTGGCAAGAGAATGGAGATGAGATTCAAAGAACAGGGCTGGAAGTGAGACCATTTATTACCAACCCAAGAGCTGTGAAGAAATGTATTAGATACATTGACTGTGACCTGAACCGAGTTTTTGATCCTGATAATCTTGG CAGGCAAATCACAGAAGATATTCCATATGAAGTGAGAAGGGCTCAGGAAATCAATCATGTATTTGGTCCAAAAGATAGTAATGATGCCTATGACCTtatttttgaccttcacaacacaACTTCTAACATGGGTGGCACTCTTATTCTTGAAAACTCCAGGAATAACTTTACAATCCAGATGTTTCATTATATTAAG AATGCTTTGGCCCCAGAATGTTGTCCTGTTTTCCTGATTGAACACCCTAACTTGAAATATGCAACAACTCGATCTATAGCAAAACACCCTGTTG GTGTGGAAGTTGGGCCTCAGCCCCAAGGAGTTCTTAGAGCTGATATTTTGGACAAAATGAGAAAGATTATCAAACATGGCCTTGATTTTGTGCACATTTTTAATGAAG GAAAGGAATTTCCACCATGTACAATTGAAATttacaaaataatggaaaaagtaGATTATCCCAGGAATAAAAATGGTGAAATTACAGCTGTTATTCACCCTAGCCTGCAG GATCAAGACTGGCAGCCACTGAACAATGGGGATCCTATATTTTTAACTATTGATGGAGAGACTATTAATTATGAAGGGGATTCTACAGTATACCCAACATTTGTGAATGAGGCTGCATATTATgaaaagaaacaagcttttgtaAAAACAGTCAAAGTAAAACTTACTGCAAAAG ccatttatctgtatacctttcctatggagtacctgcactggacatctgccacaaGGAGCCACCAGCAATTAGCttcgctgcctcctccccacacgTACTTGGGTTCCCAGACATCTCCTAATGCCATGTTTTATACCAGTTAA
- the TRPV3 gene encoding LOW QUALITY PROTEIN: transient receptor potential cation channel subfamily V member 3 (The sequence of the model RefSeq protein was modified relative to this genomic sequence to represent the inferred CDS: substituted 1 base at 1 genomic stop codon) produces MNRNHCSFMGAALELRSPWESRNMNKDNKENIPLMGKRTNTSGPPTTNHQEKKPTENTPTRKSSQFFFEIEGFESNSSPRQTSPPVFSKPMDSNIRPCASGNGEDMDSPQSLQDDITEYATNPNTPAXGLQRDRQNNARKKLKKYMFRAVSEGNIEELQCLLVEVKERSNACRNMTVQDYLMRKLTDSDTGKTCLMKALLNINQNTNEIVKMLLSFGEENSFLERLINAKYTEEAYKGQTALNIAIERRQYNIAQTLIEKGADVNAHSQGVFFNPKHKHEGFYFGETPLALAACTNQPDIVQLLMDNRRTDITSQDSRGNNILHALVTVAEDFKTQNDFVIRMYDMILLKSKSRTLETMKNKDGLTPLQLAAKSGKLEILKYILSREIKDKPNRSLSRKFTDWAYGPVQSSLYDLTELDTTADNSLLEIIVYNTNIGNRHEMLTLEPLHSLLRMKWKKFARHMFFMSCCFYFIYNIILTLVSYYRPRRDEAPPYPLALTRNMGWLQLLAQVLIMIAAIFLAIKESVAIFLLRPSDLQSILSDAWFHFAFFIQAVLVIFSVFLYLFSYKEHLVCLVLAMALGWANMLYFTRGFQSMGIYSVMIQKVILQDVIKFLVVYIVFLLGFGVALAALIETCPNDSKCHSHSSLGAVLMELFKLTIGLGDLEIQQNSKYPVLFLLLLITYVLLTFVLLLNMLIALMGETVENISKESEHIWRLQRARTILEFEKMLPKYLKKKFQLGELCKVAENDTRVCLRINEVKWTEWKTHVSFINEDPGPTGYNKIQDTSRSNSKNTLNTFDEMDYLLETTV; encoded by the exons TTTTATGGGAGCGGcactagaactcaggagtccctgGGAGTCCAG GAACATGAATAAAGATAACAAAGAGAATATTCCACTCATGGGCAAGAGAACGAATACATCAGGTCCTCCGACTACAAACCACCAGGAGAAAAAGCCGACTGAAAACACTCCCACAAGGAAAAG TTCACAGTTTTTCTTTGAAATTGAAGGCTTTGAAAGCAATTCATCTCCAAGACAGACCTCTCCTCCTGTATTTTCAAAACCCATGGATTCAAATATTCGCCCATG TGCATCTGGAAATGGGGAAGATATGGATTCCCCACAATCTCTTCAGGATGATATTACTGAGTATGCCACAAAC CCCAATACCCCTGCATAGGGGTTGCAAAGAG ATCGCCAGAACAATGCCCGAAAAAAGCTGAAGAAGTATATGTTTAGGGCAGTATCTGAGGGGAATATAGAAGAATTACAATGTCTGCTTGTGGAAGTGAAGGAAAGGTCAAATGCATGTAGAAACATGACTGTGCAAG ATTATCTGATGAGAAAATTAACAGATTCAGATACTGGTAAAACCTGTCTGATGAAAGCCCTTTTGAACATCAACCAGAACACAAATGAAATAGTGAAAATGCTGCTCTCCTTTGGAGAAGAAAATAGTTTTTTGGAAAGGCTTATCAACGCAAAGTACACAGAAGAAGCATACAAAG GCCAGACAGCTCTAAATATTGCTATTGAAAGAAGACAATACAATATTGCTCAGACCCTCATAGAAAAAGGAGCAGATGTCAATGCCCATTCACAGGGTGTGTTCTTTAACCCCAAACACAAGCATGAGGGATTTTATTTCG GTGAAACTCCACTGGCATTAGCTGCATGTACTAATCAACCAGATATAGTTCAACTGCTGATGGACAATAGGAGGACTGATATTACCTCACAAGATTCCAGAGGAAACAATATACTGCATGCATTAGTCACTGTAGCAGAggattttaaaacacaaaatgacTTTGTAATCCGAATGTATGATATGATTCTATTGAAAAGTAAGAGCAGAACTTTAGAGACAATGAAGAATAAAGATGGCTTAACTCCATTGCAACTAGCTGCAAAAAGTGGAAAATTAGAG ATTCTGAAATACATTCTCAGTAGAGAAATAAAAGACAAGCCAAACAGAAGCCTTTCCAGAAAATTCACAGATTGGGCTTATGGTCCTGTTCAGTCTTCCCTTTATGACCTGACAGAACTAGATACGACTGCAGACAACTCATTACTGGAGATTATTGTTTATAACACAAATATTGGT AACCGTCATGAAATGTTGACTTTGGAGCCCCTGCATTCACTACTGCGAATGAAATGGAAAAAATTTGCAAGGCACATGTTCTTTATGTCATGTTGTTTTTATTTCATATACAACATAATATTAACATTGGTTTCCTACTATAGACCCCGAAGAGATGAG GCTCCGCCCTACCCATTAGCTTTGACACGTAACATGGGATGGTTGCAGTTGCTGGCACAAGTGCTTATTATGATAGCAGCAATATTTTTAGCCATAAAAGAG AGTGTAGCCATCTTTCTGCTAAGACCCTCAGATCTTCAGTCAATTCTGTCAGATGCGTGGTTCCACTTTGCATT TTTTATACAAGCAGTGCTTGTGATCTTCTCTGTCTTCTTGTACTTGTTTTCCTACAAAGAACACCTGGTGTGTCTTGTCTTGGCTATGGCACTAGGATGGGCAAATATGCTGTACTTTACCAGGGGTTTCCAATCCATGGGAATTTATAGTGTCATGATCCAAAAG GTGATCTTACAGGATGTGATAAAATTTTTAGTTGTATACATCGTGTTTTTGCTGGGATTTGGCGTAG CTCTTGCTGCGTTGATTGAGACGTGCCCAAATGACAGTAAATGTCATTCCCACAGCAGTTTGGGCGCTGTTCTGATGGAGCTTTTTAAACTTACCATAGGACTGGGAGATCTGGAGATCCAACAGAATTCAAAATATCCTGtgctgtttcttcttcttctcataACTTATGTATTGTTGACTTTTGTTCTCCTTCTGAATATGCTGATTGCATTAATGGGAGAAACAGTGGAAAATATTTCTAAAGAGAGTGAACACATTTGGAGACTCCAG AGAGCCAGGACCATTTTGGAATTTGAAAAAATGTTACCAAAATATCTGAAGAAAAAATTCCAGTTGGGAGAACTGTGTAAAGTGGCTGAAAATGACACTAGAGTATGTTTAAG GATTAATGAAGTGAAATGGACTGAATGGAAAACACATGTTTCATTTATTAATGAAGATccagggccaacag gtTACAATAAAATTCAAGATACGTCAAGAAGTAATAGCAAAAACACCCTGAATACATTTGATGAAATGGACTATTTGCTAGAAACCACTGTTTAG